Below is a genomic region from Biomphalaria glabrata chromosome 3, xgBioGlab47.1, whole genome shotgun sequence.
aggcctctatcttaaACTTAGAGCCATGGGCGTACGCGGGCGGACCTACAACTGGAtaaaaaggtcggaacaaacaacaatagcgcagtggcgtacgggacactgccccataggtgcgtatttcgcccggttccggccaaattttgatgcccgttgccgacactgcggggaatcagaagagacggtggcgcacgtcttgcaagagtgtccgcagctccgcgagctgcggGAGGACGTATCTAGTGGTTTACTAAATTTGTATGGAAGCTAcgaggcactacgccaaacagcagagttccttaccatggcactacgggagacctaggtctccctgccttgtcatcaattggagttcatctcagattaCTGACTATAGACATAGGCTAGAGATAGTAGGTTACTGACTATAGACATAGGCTAGAGATAAGTAGGTTACTGACTATAGACATAGGATAGAGATTAGTAGGTTACTGACTATAGACATAGGCTAGTGATTAGTAggtttattactttaaaaaaaaaaaaaaagaacaagatgagaaaaaaacaaaattatttctaacATTGTCAATATTGTGTTGTTTGACTTCCAGGCTGCCCATTGTGAAAATGTTGAATGTAAAGCAAAGTTTGACATCCTGAACAGAAAGGTAAGGTCTACTGTGTTCCAGGTCTAAACTTCATGCAGCTTAAAATGTGTATGTGCTCTTTAAGTTCAGTGTATTGTTGAGCTAAGCTGACACATGTTACCTTTGTAGAACAAAGACAGTTGATTGAATTTGTAGGAGTGGAAAAggttataaaagaaaaatgtaaatttcattgtaacatgaaacaaaaaattgctgttgaaaataaacaataaatgatAAGAATCAGTGTCCTATAAACTATTcagataatattaaatattcatGATTTCTGcctctttaaatgtaaaatagtttaaaacCTCTGACTGACACTACATATATAACCCTGTAATCTCTGTATTGTCTGAACTAGTTGTACACAATTCTTCCAGCAGTTTTTCTCATACGTTCATTCTTAACCTTTCTTGGTTGAAAAGGAAGAGAAAGTGATGTGAAGATATGAGCTTGTGACATAATGGaacataaagaaaaatgtaagaaaatgaATAGAGTTGGAGAGATTTTTaaatagacaaaacaaacaatgtcaaagaTGCCATATTATCATCaccatcaaactccatttgaatgAGGCCTTGAGAGGACACCATATAGAAAAATCACTGTTtgccaaataataataaaaattacttttgagCTACTAAAAAAAGTGCTTGAAAATTTGATTGTACAGTACTGAAAAGTGAATGAAAATTATTCtatgttttattaaaatactttccTTATCACTACTTCCATGTTCCATTCATCAAATACAGCTATACTTGCAATTTATGGATCTGCCTCCTtctatgaaaatctccaatacatCTTTTACTGATGTGATTTTATAGTCCACCTTGACTTTCTTGCATCATAATGTTCACATTTCACACCATCATTTAAAACAGGCCTACTACAAGATGTCAAAATGGAACACGTAGGATCTAGCAATGATCTAGCCGGAACATACATGTTCTTCTGCCTGAAATATCTCTCAGAATTAAGTATCGACTTGCCtttttaatttaactttatTTGACCTGCACTCTTCTTACTAGTAGAAATAATAcattgtagatgtcaggaaaatgtaTTTCTGAAACTTGGAATGCAGGAAAACCATTTGACTTCCACTTTAGAAGTTTATAACTGGCctaatgggaggggggggggtcattttTTTGTGTAGAGCTGGCGTGACAATTGAAATTTTGAGAAACCTTGTGCTATGGAATAGATTCATTTTTTGTAGCTGCTATTtaatgtggccatcacaatgaACATTAATGAGTTGCAAAGATTATCTCACTAGAATGATATATCTGTTCGCAGAGAAAGATGCTTtggatattaaaatttaaagctatttttaatattattttcttaagCACCACTGTCGTCGCTGTGGAAAATGCTTATGCAACAACTGCTGCAACAGCCAGATCATTTTGCCCCGTATGAGTTTCATAGACCCTGTGAGACACTGCAAATCTTGCTACACCAttaccaaaaaagaaaatgagtttTTTGACAAGCATTTAAAAACACTCATTACaggtttgtgtttttatttgttatagaaATTTGTAAtcataataaaatgttaaagtGATTCTTTACATTAACTGATAATACACCTATTGTTGAACATTTAGTATACCAGTAGTGCCCTGTTTAAAAAAGAACCATTTCATTTGGACAATGTTTATATCACAGGAGGACACTTCAGAATGCATGCAGATGACAACACTGAGCTTCTCACAACAAATGCATTTACATGTTCCTTGTCACCAGACCATAGGTAAGCTTGCCATTAAGCcacatatctaatatataaatcagaaagtaaggcgtatgtatatatgtatgaatATCctgaataaaagtaaaaattgtttgacttattttgataaaacttggcataagaGTTTCTTAGATCATGGCAGAGACCATAGTgcatgtttaatgtccctctctcaacctaaaaatatacaaaagtaaaaaaaagtaaactcatTAACGAATCAAGTAAACCTGTTTTCACATTATATATGATATGAATATGTCACGGGTAAGCCCTTTTTTCttactctacttttattttcgtgtcaaaattttttaaaatgtgaagggaacatccTCCAAGTTTGACAttgatctaaattcaatccagtagatcagtaatacccaaagtAGCCtcaggccgcgggtcatatttGGCTAGTTccttatattatttaaattgaaGCTGctttaataaggcttgtcttttgAATTCGAAGATTAAGACGAGTGCAGTATTTTATGTGAGTCCTTAATGTGATTTACATATTTTCCAAAAATCCAGCTCAGACACAATTGTTGTGTCATTGGTCAGTTTAAGCTCTCTTTCACTGCCACTGAGAAAATAGATCCAACTAACTGAAGAGCGACTCTGTGTGACTTGATACAAAAATATACAAGTGGCGATATATATGTTATGCTGAATGCTATTGAAATTAACATCTACATTCAAGCTTTAAACCAATAaaggttggtttttttttttttgcttgatagATATCTCCAATTTGAAGGTGATTTGGAAAATTTGGACAAGATCTATATCAACAAAATAGAATCTGTACAGATTGCTTCAGCTACAATAGACTCTCAAGGTTAGTTGTTCTTTGAAACTTACTCAAGAGGCTTTCTTggacagtctttttttttttttgagcttcAAAAGCATTAAAGTTGTTGAATATAACTGTAAGGTCAAGGTTAGGGTTCTAGCAGATTTTTATTGAAATAGCAATAATTGGAAAGCAAACAATAAGACACATGGGAAGGATATTGAGCCATGGCTCAAGACTATAATAGTGGTCCCCCTCCACTTGAGTCTGACTAACATCAAATAGAGTCATAACGTAAGTATCAGTAGATTTAGATAAaggcattttattttatgtaccaCCTTTTACAAGACTTAGTGTCATGacaggaggcgcagtggctgagcggtaaagcacttggcttccgaaccgtgagcccagggttcgaatcctggggaagactgggatttttaatttcaggacctttgggcgcctctgtaTCCACCcagtaaagtaaaggcggttggtcattgtgtgtcgcatggtctgaaaaggggaactttacttacttatttcatgctctaatgacATCAGTtctaaagaaaaggaaaaaaattagcCTGAAATTTTTACATGGTTAAAGAGGGGCTTAAAATCACAGTAATGCCTTTCTCTCAccatataacatttttttttgactaGGCAATAGAGTTGCATCTGGGATTGCTATCCGGTACATTAATGCATCAGGTAACAGTGTACTCTTGAAAATGGAAGTTGAAAGAGGCACATTCTGTAATCAAAGCATGAGCTGGATAACTGCTATGCACAAGGTaaccatttctttctttttttttttttaataaatgctacATTTTAAAGTTGGTTTAAACTTTGAGGGAATCATTGTATTGAATACTTTgttcaattatatttttattttattttacatttttaaatttctaacaGGCTTTCACTCTGATCAGTGATTCCAGTAAGACTGGTGCTACATGATAGGTATGAACCCCTTAATTCAGGTTTGCTTCATAATCAACATACACTTGGGCCAGTTGGAGATTGGGACTCCTTGTTACTTACTTTGGTTATTTCactatttgttgaaatgttttttatgttttattagcATGCCAAAGTTAAACACTAGTTTTTGATTAATTCATTCAAATTATTCTgcacaatatattttaaaaaatccagttAAAATGCCAATATTACTAACCTTCATTCATAATGTCATGGCCACAATTTCCCTTATAGATTATAtgctaaaacatttaaacttgcCATGTTGACATGCTTTCAAGATTAAACCTCATCCTATAGAACTCTTATGGGCATAGGTTGAAAACAGTCACTATCCAGTGGTGAATCAATTTAGTATAATGATAAAGAACACACTGTTCTTACAGTTTTCAACAGATAAGTGAGCCACCTTTTCATGGTCTGTTTTGGCCTGCTTGTTTTTCTCAAGTGTTCCATTCAAGTGCCTGAAATTcttctttcaataaaaaaaattcttgaccgcAATCATAGAATTACATACAGGTCTACATGGACCTAAAGGCTGTCAACACAacagtgtatatatgtatatttttattatcttgTAACTAATTGTCATCAAATTATTCATAAGTATTTTTTGAGAACTGTATGCTCAAATCATCACAGACTTTTGAAATTGTCCTTGCTTAATGTTGTTCTATCCATCAAAAAAATGTCCTTACTTTATGTAGCTGGCTCCCAGCTTGATCTTCTCTGGTTGTTTGAGAAGAAActtaatatgattttttttcccgTCGAGAACCTTTGCTCTGCAACCTGGTTCAAAATTATTGTTCTAGTTTCACAGATGTAGAACTGTTTTGTTTACTTAATAATTTTTCCATTACTAATGTGATTCAAATAAAGCcatattatttattgaaaatttatgACTGTTCTGGaattaaaattactttatatGTATCTTATAATATTTTTGTTCCACTTATTATATTAGAAAGGTTtaattgtacactttttttttcatgcgaAAGATCTATaactattcaatttttttataataatattttggcatctatttttttttattgtttatattttttaggaCATCCCAGCCATTTTTCTTCCCTGTAAgcctttttttcattttgttttcttaccatttacttttaacaatgagtaatacttttttttttcatattaatatttattatcttttacatcaaagtaaaatgttttttttaagtcatttctttataataaattactatttctatttttttttctaagaaaacTTTTATCAATGTTTAGGTAATATCTGGATTTATTATCTTTTGTACTACAACTACTAATACCTAATGATTTATGAAAGAGTATTGGAGCAAGAGATTTTTTCCAGTCTTTTCTTTGAGCAATTTgaattcttatttatttaccAACGATACAATTTTCATCAAGTATGTCTGTCAATAGTTATGCCAAGTTAAATAACATATGTTTGGTATTTGGGATCTAGTAGATTATTTCTTATAAATAtccaaaattaaatatttcaagaAATTTGAATATGACTGGATAAACATAAAAACTTACTAATTCTGATAGAATGGATAAAAGTATAGGCTGTTATCTAGCAAAACAGTTGCATTGTTTAATTACAATTTTGCTTCTCACTGAtggattaaaataaaacatttttatttctcattCTACTTTTATGCTAATTCCATTTTTATCACAAACTTTAACTAGATATGTGGGAACTCACTCAAGTCTGCTTcttgaaatgtaaatatttcaatattatgGGGGAAAAAATTGCTCCATGCCCAATcaaatttttgttgttgaatgTTTCTAAAGtttcacataataataatctttattattcataTGGAAATAGCTCTTCAAAACAATGCCAACATTTTACAGTTcacttaaatattattttattattattttgtaatttgttaaACAGGTAGTTAAGAGAAATACATGTGAAGTAAATTGTTGAAAGCTTATACAACACAGACTCAAAATACTTACGCCCAAAGTATGACTTGCAACAATGTTATTCATAAATTATTGGCATCtggtataaaatataaattcattttgatatgggttttttttcccccagtaTGTCTTTGATTGATTGTGTGTGCGCTTATGAAACAAGTTTCTATGAATATGACACACAAGTTTTTAGCAGACATTTCTTTTCAacttttgaaatacattttccTAGCCTGCGAGAAGAAAAACGATGTGCATGTACAACACATGTACATTTTTCGATCTTAAATGTTGTCAATATTCATTTGAAAAAATACACATACcgataattataaatatatattgtacaATTGTTTTTGAAGCACGTGTTATAATTGCTTTTGCTGACAAATTGGAGAGAGTGCATTTTGGAGAAAGTTTCCAtcttattcaaaaggcactcaGCCAAAAACACTCAGTTGGCATCTAATCTCAAGTCTTCTTGGGGATTTGAACTTAAGCCCCCTCAGGTAGCATTTCAGTTTATGCCACTCAGCCATATTCTAGTCACatagttgtttttctttagtgATAGAAATTATATGTCATAAgctgtttgtttgatttttttttaatctttaaaaactCTAGTAGAAAAAGAATCACATTAATAATGTATtctaattatgaaaaaaaaagatttaaaaattattttttttttttgcttcgcATCTGACTCCAAACATTTGTATTCAATTTACTGGGTATTTAAGATATTTGGTCTCAATGTTACAGCTAATATCCTTCTTACTTGTTAAACTGTGAtttataattatcattatttctgtatatatacatatatatatatattattactgGTATATGTTGTCATGCAATCATTTGTTATAACATTACTGAATcaaacgaagaaaaaaaaacttttcaaattaaaattgtggttgttttttgtttttttgtgggtttttttttactgacgaGAATTAATTCcactattttctttaatttactATAAAACTAACTTTGACCAAGTTATATCATGTATattatgaataatttgttatatGAGAACCATTAACTTTGTTATTGTGTTAAGGTATCTAAAAACTAAAGTAGTGTTTCTATATCAGTAGTGTAAAATATTATCTTTTCTGACTTCTATCATTTACACAAACTCCATTACCCTAGTGAAATATTATAAGATACATATAAATTAATATGATTA
It encodes:
- the LOC106065039 gene encoding zinc finger FYVE domain-containing protein 21-like, which translates into the protein MATSDKRLVKSKSGMRMLCFDPRLASPFTVEEPPWSEEAAHCENVECKAKFDILNRKHHCRRCGKCLCNNCCNSQIILPRMSFIDPVRHCKSCYTITKKENEFFDKHLKTLITGGHFRMHADDNTELLTTNAFTCSLSPDHRYLQFEGDLENLDKIYINKIESVQIASATIDSQGNRVASGIAIRYINASGNSVLLKMEVERGTFCNQSMSWITAMHKAFTLISDSSKTGAT